From a single Stackebrandtia endophytica genomic region:
- a CDS encoding DUF4259 domain-containing protein, with protein sequence MGTWGSGNFDDDTAADYLAGVIDRLVTEVADVMAGDPIELEPDEYWGVAIPCQLELLCHLARGGYDGGRLPDPSVIAEWKRRYLAVWDSGIDELEPSAQFKADRLKVLNRTFDELAEAAAHRLADRAPT encoded by the coding sequence ATGGGCACCTGGGGAAGCGGCAACTTCGACGACGACACCGCCGCCGACTACCTGGCAGGCGTCATCGACCGCCTAGTGACCGAGGTCGCCGACGTCATGGCGGGGGATCCGATCGAGCTGGAGCCCGACGAGTACTGGGGCGTCGCAATCCCCTGCCAACTGGAATTGCTGTGCCACCTGGCCCGAGGCGGCTACGACGGCGGACGCCTGCCCGATCCGTCGGTGATTGCGGAGTGGAAACGACGGTATCTGGCGGTTTGGGACAGCGGCATCGATGAGCTGGAACCCTCGGCACAGTTCAAGGCCGACCGGCTCAAGGTGCTGAATCGCACCTTCGACGAGCTGGCCGAAGCCGCTGCTCACCGCCTCGCCGACCGTGCCCCGACCTAG
- a CDS encoding aldo/keto reductase translates to MEQRPLGLSGLEVSRLGLGTMTWGTGSDFDTEDAAAQLATFTEAGGTLVDTADVYGQGASEAVLGELLNKVVPRSDLHIATKSGVVAQGQRRRNTSRGHLLSALDASLARMGTDYVDLWQLHVNDPDTPMEETLATLDLAVTSGRARYVGLSNHTGWQTGRAVAWQRAWPGRAPIVAAQVEYSLVQRGIEREVLPACLAMDVGIIAWSPLGRGVLTGKYRFGRPSDSRASSPQWGRFVSSYLDDRSAGIVEAVATAAEGLGVSPLDVALAWVRDQPGVTCAVVGARNAAQLRGAVLADAVFLPPEIRLALADVSAPDLGYPESH, encoded by the coding sequence GTGGAGCAGCGACCCTTGGGCTTGAGCGGTTTGGAGGTTTCCCGCCTCGGGTTGGGAACCATGACGTGGGGCACCGGCAGTGATTTCGACACTGAGGATGCCGCGGCGCAACTGGCGACGTTCACCGAAGCCGGTGGAACACTCGTCGACACCGCCGATGTGTACGGGCAGGGCGCCTCCGAGGCGGTGCTGGGCGAGCTGCTGAACAAGGTCGTGCCGCGCAGCGATCTCCACATCGCCACCAAGTCCGGTGTGGTGGCTCAAGGACAGCGCCGTCGGAACACCTCCCGGGGCCATCTGTTGTCGGCGCTGGACGCCTCGCTCGCTCGCATGGGGACCGACTACGTTGACCTGTGGCAGCTGCATGTCAACGACCCCGACACCCCCATGGAGGAAACACTCGCCACATTGGACCTTGCTGTGACCAGTGGTCGGGCGCGCTACGTAGGACTGTCCAATCACACCGGTTGGCAGACCGGGCGTGCCGTCGCCTGGCAACGTGCCTGGCCGGGTCGAGCACCCATCGTCGCCGCGCAGGTGGAGTACTCACTGGTGCAACGCGGCATCGAACGCGAGGTACTGCCCGCCTGTCTGGCCATGGACGTGGGAATCATCGCATGGTCCCCGCTGGGGCGCGGCGTGTTGACCGGCAAGTACCGCTTCGGACGCCCCTCAGACTCCCGCGCATCGTCACCCCAGTGGGGTCGGTTCGTCTCCTCCTATCTCGACGACCGCAGCGCCGGGATCGTGGAGGCGGTCGCCACCGCCGCCGAAGGCCTCGGAGTGTCCCCTCTGGACGTCGCATTGGCCTGGGTCCGCGACCAACCGGGGGTCACCTGCGCTGTCGTCGGCGCCCGCAACGCCGCGCAACTGCGCGGCGCGGTACTGGCCGACGCGGTCTTCCTCCCGCCGGAGATCCGGTTGGCGCTGGCCGATGTGTCGGCTCCCGACCTGGGCTACCCCGAAAGCCACTAG
- a CDS encoding ABC transporter ATP-binding protein codes for MKPTGLPIADTKQTLRHAGRLAGQHKGQLITTIVLYTLASAAGLGAPWLLGVLIDRVTTGDGGAINAIAVAVAGFIVGHAVLSGLSHYVSSRFGETLMARLREEFVRRSLALPLATVERAGTGDLMTRSSRDVSQLGQVLRRAAPETFVCLVSLLLTLGALSLVSPLLALVALATTIPVLWGPTRWYLRRAREAYLAENATYSQISENLAATVEGARTIEALRLARQRMETGNGDIAASYKAERRTLFLRSILFPSLDFGVTFPVASVLLVGGLMYSADMATLGMVTAAVLYINQAGEPMFMLLALLDELQSGEASMGRLIGVGPVESTEKNRQDDRDRTGPAVDATGVHYAYSEGNDVLHDVHLTIPRGERLAIVGPSGAGKSTLGRLIAGIDSPRRGTINLNGQQAHSLSLDQLRDEVLLVTQEHHVFAGTVRDNLALADTSADDDRILAALAAVDAAEWVRALPDGLDTLVGSGERSVTPAQAQQIALARLVLADPDVLVLDEATSLLDPRAARDLERHLAAVLSGRTVIAIAHRLHTAHDADRIAVVQDGRIAELGSHDELVAAGGHYAGLWRSWNS; via the coding sequence GTGAAGCCGACCGGACTTCCCATCGCCGACACCAAGCAGACCCTGCGCCACGCCGGACGGCTGGCCGGTCAGCACAAGGGGCAGTTGATCACCACGATCGTGCTCTACACGCTGGCCTCGGCAGCCGGCCTCGGCGCGCCCTGGTTGCTCGGCGTGCTCATCGACCGGGTCACCACGGGTGACGGCGGCGCCATCAACGCGATCGCCGTCGCCGTGGCCGGGTTCATCGTCGGCCACGCCGTCCTCAGCGGGTTGTCGCACTACGTCTCCAGCCGCTTCGGCGAGACCTTGATGGCGCGGCTTCGCGAGGAGTTCGTTCGCCGCTCGCTGGCCCTCCCCCTGGCCACCGTCGAACGGGCGGGCACCGGCGACCTGATGACCCGAAGCTCCCGCGACGTGTCGCAGTTGGGACAGGTGCTGCGTCGTGCCGCACCCGAGACCTTCGTGTGCCTGGTCAGTCTGCTGTTGACCCTGGGCGCTTTGAGCCTGGTCAGCCCACTGTTGGCGCTGGTCGCGTTGGCCACCACCATCCCCGTGCTGTGGGGACCGACCCGGTGGTATCTGCGCCGCGCGCGGGAGGCGTACCTGGCCGAGAACGCCACCTACAGCCAGATCTCGGAGAACCTCGCCGCCACCGTCGAGGGCGCCCGGACCATCGAGGCGTTGCGGTTGGCGCGACAGCGCATGGAGACCGGCAACGGCGACATCGCCGCCTCGTACAAGGCCGAACGACGCACGCTGTTCCTGCGCAGCATCCTGTTCCCGTCACTGGACTTCGGTGTCACCTTCCCGGTGGCCTCGGTCTTGCTGGTGGGTGGCCTGATGTACTCCGCCGATATGGCGACCCTCGGTATGGTCACCGCCGCGGTGCTGTACATCAACCAGGCCGGTGAACCCATGTTCATGCTGCTGGCGTTGCTGGACGAGCTCCAATCGGGCGAAGCGTCGATGGGTCGACTCATCGGTGTCGGGCCGGTGGAGTCCACGGAGAAGAATCGTCAGGACGACCGCGATCGCACCGGCCCCGCCGTCGACGCGACCGGTGTCCACTATGCCTACAGCGAGGGCAACGACGTCCTTCACGACGTTCACCTCACCATCCCGCGTGGCGAGCGATTGGCCATCGTCGGTCCCTCCGGCGCCGGCAAGTCCACGCTCGGACGACTGATCGCCGGCATCGACTCGCCGAGGCGGGGCACCATCAACCTCAACGGACAGCAGGCGCACTCGCTGTCGCTGGACCAGCTGCGTGACGAGGTCCTGCTCGTCACCCAGGAACACCACGTGTTCGCCGGAACAGTCCGCGACAACCTGGCGCTGGCCGACACCTCGGCCGACGACGACCGCATCCTCGCGGCGTTGGCGGCCGTCGACGCCGCCGAATGGGTTCGGGCACTGCCCGACGGCCTCGACACCCTGGTCGGGTCCGGGGAACGCAGCGTCACCCCCGCGCAGGCGCAACAGATCGCGCTGGCGCGTCTGGTGCTGGCCGACCCCGACGTGCTGGTGCTCGACGAAGCCACCTCGCTGCTCGACCCTCGGGCGGCACGCGACCTGGAACGCCACTTGGCGGCGGTGTTGTCGGGACGCACGGTCATCGCGATCGCGCACCGGCTGCACACCGCGCACGACGCCGACCGGATCGCCGTCGTCCAGGACGGCCGCATCGCCGAGTTGGGGTCGCATGACGAACTGGTCGCCGCCGGTGGCCACTACGCGGGCCTGTGGCGGTCCTGGAACTCCTGA
- a CDS encoding protein kinase domain-containing protein codes for MRVGQLLAGRYRLDDRVDAGGMGTVWRGTDTRLHRTVAIKVLHAGLSNDEVFRRRFEVEARAVAALQAPGIVNIYDYGEDPSPEGSVCYLIMEFVDGRSLASILAEHGRIERGELLRILAEAADALDAAHRAGIIHRDVKPGNILITRRDGKPKLVDFGIARAHGEAGLTSTGMIMGTAAYVSPEQLHGHQLTGSSDVYSLGVVAYECLAGRKPFTGDTPAGIIAGHISHPPPQLPPDVPPVLVSLVMRTLAKNPADRWPSAAAFAQACRDAAEGRSAAPATAVMNAPPPMGATSVMPGAPVSPPRGVAGVARPQAPQTRQHTQPHRSPTPDPEPKKSNLATVGVIAAVVVLAMVGLLIWQPWLPSDDAADADQTQQTQGTEQEQDPDDSTVEEDGNQQQPPPDTETEPESDPEPSTEQPPATGEIPSVIGDEYYDAYAELSEAGFNNIVVTEDGEGGYRCKVIGQDFIGPGYSFDTTVSLTVQMTATEDDC; via the coding sequence ATGCGCGTTGGACAGTTGCTGGCCGGCCGTTACCGACTCGACGATCGGGTCGACGCCGGCGGCATGGGAACGGTGTGGCGTGGAACCGACACCCGGCTCCATCGCACCGTCGCAATCAAGGTGCTTCACGCCGGTCTCTCCAACGACGAGGTGTTCCGACGCCGCTTCGAAGTCGAAGCCCGCGCGGTCGCCGCTCTACAGGCACCGGGCATCGTCAACATCTACGACTACGGTGAGGACCCCAGCCCGGAGGGCTCGGTGTGCTACCTCATCATGGAGTTCGTCGACGGTCGGTCACTGGCGTCGATCCTGGCCGAGCACGGCCGCATCGAACGCGGTGAGCTGCTGCGCATCCTCGCCGAGGCCGCCGACGCCCTGGACGCCGCACACCGGGCCGGCATCATTCACCGCGACGTCAAACCCGGCAATATCCTCATCACCCGACGCGACGGCAAACCCAAGCTGGTCGACTTCGGTATCGCGCGAGCCCACGGAGAAGCCGGCCTGACCAGCACCGGCATGATCATGGGAACCGCCGCGTACGTCTCGCCCGAACAGTTGCACGGCCATCAGCTCACCGGTTCCTCCGACGTCTACTCGCTCGGTGTGGTGGCCTACGAATGCCTGGCCGGCCGCAAACCGTTCACCGGTGACACTCCCGCCGGCATCATCGCCGGACACATCAGCCACCCACCACCGCAGTTGCCGCCGGACGTTCCGCCAGTCCTGGTCTCGCTGGTGATGCGGACCCTGGCCAAGAACCCCGCCGACCGCTGGCCGTCGGCCGCGGCGTTCGCGCAGGCGTGCCGAGACGCCGCCGAGGGCCGTTCAGCCGCGCCGGCCACCGCCGTCATGAACGCGCCACCGCCCATGGGCGCGACCTCGGTGATGCCCGGCGCGCCGGTCAGCCCGCCGCGTGGTGTCGCGGGCGTCGCCCGACCACAGGCACCGCAGACGCGGCAGCACACTCAACCGCATCGCTCCCCCACTCCCGATCCGGAGCCGAAGAAGAGCAACCTGGCGACAGTCGGGGTCATCGCGGCCGTCGTGGTGTTGGCGATGGTGGGTCTACTCATCTGGCAACCGTGGCTGCCCTCCGACGACGCCGCCGACGCCGACCAGACCCAGCAGACGCAGGGAACCGAGCAGGAACAGGATCCGGACGACTCCACCGTCGAGGAGGACGGCAACCAACAGCAGCCTCCGCCGGACACCGAGACCGAACCGGAGAGCGACCCCGAACCCAGCACCGAGCAACCGCCGGCCACCGGCGAGATTCCCAGTGTCATCGGTGACGAGTACTACGACGCGTATGCGGAACTGAGCGAGGCCGGATTCAATAACATCGTCGTAACCGAGGACGGTGAAGGCGGCTACCGGTGCAAGGTCATCGGGCAGGATTTCATCGGTCCCGGCTACTCGTTCGACACCACCGTCTCGCTCACGGTCCAAATGACCGCCACGGAGGACGACTGCTGA
- a CDS encoding alpha-hydroxy acid oxidase: MTQRRMPRPRDFRPLVRFRKPRLSSTRRRLEAAVTIHDLRDAARRRTPRAAFDYTDGAAESEVSLARARQAFNDVQFNPSILRDVSKVSTGWEVLGAPVAMPFGIAPTGFARLMQTEGEIAGAGAAGAAGIPFSLSTLGTTSIEDVKAANPTGRNWFQLYMWKDRERSMGLVERAAAAGFDTLLVTVDAPVAGARLRDSRNGFSIPPQLTLKTVANAATRPAWWFNLLTTEPLSFASLDRWPGTVAELLDTMFDPTVDFDDLVWIKDQWPGKIVVKGVQNLADAKKLAGLGVDGIVLSNHGGRQLDRAPIPFHLLPDVVREVGKDVEVHMDTGIMSGADIVAAVAKGARFTLVGRAYLYGLMAGGRAGVDKAIQILSDQVIRTMRLLGVNTLEELEPGHVTQLRRLAPREVD; encoded by the coding sequence ATGACGCAGCGTCGTATGCCCCGCCCCCGCGATTTTCGACCCCTCGTCCGGTTTCGCAAGCCCCGACTCAGTTCCACCCGTCGGCGGCTCGAGGCCGCGGTGACCATTCACGACCTTCGAGACGCAGCGCGACGCCGCACCCCGCGCGCCGCGTTCGACTACACCGATGGAGCCGCCGAGAGCGAGGTCAGCCTGGCCAGAGCCCGCCAGGCCTTCAACGACGTCCAGTTCAACCCGTCGATCCTGCGTGACGTCTCCAAGGTCTCCACCGGCTGGGAGGTGCTGGGGGCCCCGGTCGCGATGCCGTTCGGGATCGCCCCGACCGGTTTCGCCCGCCTGATGCAGACCGAGGGCGAGATAGCCGGGGCCGGGGCCGCCGGAGCCGCCGGCATCCCCTTCTCACTGTCGACGTTGGGCACCACGTCGATCGAGGACGTCAAGGCCGCCAACCCCACCGGTCGCAACTGGTTCCAGCTGTACATGTGGAAGGACCGTGAACGGTCGATGGGCCTCGTGGAGCGAGCCGCCGCGGCCGGGTTCGACACGCTCCTGGTCACTGTCGACGCTCCGGTCGCCGGCGCACGCCTGCGGGACAGCCGCAACGGCTTCTCCATCCCACCGCAACTGACGTTGAAGACCGTCGCCAACGCCGCGACCCGCCCGGCGTGGTGGTTCAACCTGCTGACGACCGAGCCGCTGTCGTTCGCCTCACTGGACCGGTGGCCCGGCACGGTGGCCGAACTGCTCGACACCATGTTCGATCCCACCGTCGACTTCGACGACCTGGTGTGGATCAAAGATCAGTGGCCCGGAAAGATCGTGGTCAAAGGGGTGCAGAACCTCGCCGACGCGAAGAAACTGGCCGGCCTGGGGGTCGACGGAATCGTGCTGTCCAACCACGGCGGCCGACAGCTCGATCGCGCACCGATCCCGTTCCACCTGCTGCCCGACGTCGTTCGGGAAGTCGGCAAGGACGTCGAGGTCCACATGGACACCGGGATCATGTCGGGCGCCGACATCGTCGCCGCCGTCGCGAAGGGTGCCAGATTCACGCTGGTCGGACGCGCTTACCTGTACGGGCTGATGGCCGGTGGCCGCGCCGGCGTCGACAAGGCGATCCAGATCCTGTCGGACCAGGTGATCCGCACCATGCGGCTGTTGGGTGTCAACACGCTGGAGGAGTTGGAGCCCGGCCACGTCACCCAGCTGCGGCGACTGGCACCGCGTGAGGTCGACTGA
- a CDS encoding ABC transporter transmembrane domain-containing protein → MRLLKPLPQADPGEPDARSAVHYLLWLLRKQWRSLLVAGFFGTTWMACIGALPGAIGQGIDDGIAPRDTGGLILWSSVIVGLAIAMAGLGTIRHRMAVYNFLNGAYRTVQVATRHATRVGAILPRRIATGEVVSVGSADPTAIGMALDVIGRTIGSVVTFIAVAIILLNISPLLGTIILIGLPLQALIIGPLLKPLQNREHAYREEQGKLTSRANDIVAGLRVLRGIGGEELFTTRYAEKSREVREFGFRVAAASAVMKGLQMLLPGVLLVAVTWVGARLTAAGTISTGELVAVFGYTAFLMMPMGTFLETARKYTSAYAAARRIVTMLQVEPSVSDTADPHATVERIDRLLDPQSGLAPTPRKLTALACTDTADATAIIDRLARYVDSDASADGTPLARIPLLNLRQLVLVSDNDAYFFAGRLRDQLDPRGSGEDARLLRAVETAVASDAVDSVGGLDGDLDAEARNVSGGQRQRLRLVRALLADAPNLYLIEPTSAVDAHTESLIAQRLREYRTGLTTVVVTTSPLMLEQADEVCFIDDGKVKATGTHRELIASDMDYYALVTRDSAEPEIVEEVAT, encoded by the coding sequence ATGCGTCTGTTGAAACCACTGCCCCAGGCCGACCCCGGCGAGCCCGACGCCAGGTCGGCGGTCCACTATCTGCTGTGGCTGCTGCGAAAGCAGTGGCGGTCGCTGTTGGTGGCCGGGTTCTTCGGCACCACCTGGATGGCCTGCATCGGTGCGCTGCCCGGCGCCATCGGACAGGGCATCGACGACGGGATCGCGCCGCGCGACACCGGCGGTCTCATCCTGTGGTCGTCCGTGATCGTGGGCCTGGCGATCGCGATGGCGGGACTGGGAACGATCCGGCACCGGATGGCCGTCTACAACTTCCTCAACGGCGCGTATCGCACCGTCCAGGTCGCCACCCGACACGCCACCCGCGTCGGGGCGATCCTGCCGCGACGCATCGCCACCGGAGAAGTGGTCTCGGTCGGCAGCGCCGACCCCACCGCGATCGGTATGGCGTTGGACGTCATCGGACGCACGATCGGCTCGGTCGTCACCTTCATCGCGGTGGCGATCATCCTGCTCAACATCTCGCCACTACTCGGCACGATCATCCTCATCGGACTGCCCCTGCAGGCGCTCATCATCGGTCCGCTCCTCAAGCCACTGCAGAACCGGGAGCACGCCTACCGCGAGGAACAGGGCAAACTCACCTCGCGGGCCAACGACATCGTGGCCGGCCTGCGGGTCCTACGCGGCATCGGTGGAGAGGAACTGTTCACCACCCGCTACGCCGAGAAGTCCCGGGAGGTTCGCGAGTTCGGATTCCGGGTGGCCGCCGCCAGCGCGGTCATGAAGGGCCTCCAGATGCTGCTTCCGGGCGTGCTGCTGGTCGCGGTGACCTGGGTCGGTGCCCGGCTGACCGCCGCCGGAACGATCTCCACCGGAGAGCTGGTGGCGGTGTTCGGCTACACGGCGTTCCTGATGATGCCGATGGGCACGTTCCTGGAGACGGCTCGCAAATACACCTCCGCCTACGCGGCGGCACGGCGCATCGTCACGATGCTGCAGGTCGAACCGTCGGTGTCCGACACCGCCGACCCGCACGCCACGGTCGAACGCATAGACCGGCTGCTGGACCCGCAATCGGGCCTGGCGCCCACCCCGCGGAAACTGACCGCCCTCGCCTGCACCGACACTGCGGACGCCACCGCGATCATCGACCGGCTGGCCCGATACGTCGACTCCGATGCCAGCGCCGACGGCACGCCACTGGCCCGCATCCCACTGTTGAACCTGCGTCAACTGGTACTGGTCAGCGACAACGACGCCTACTTCTTCGCCGGGCGGTTGCGCGATCAGCTCGACCCGCGAGGCAGCGGCGAGGACGCGCGTCTCCTGCGCGCGGTGGAGACGGCGGTGGCCAGCGACGCCGTCGACAGCGTCGGTGGACTGGACGGCGACCTGGACGCCGAGGCCCGCAACGTCTCCGGCGGTCAACGCCAACGGCTGCGGCTGGTCCGCGCATTGCTGGCCGACGCGCCCAACCTGTATCTGATCGAGCCGACGTCCGCAGTCGACGCACACACCGAATCGTTGATCGCACAACGGTTGCGGGAGTATCGCACCGGGTTGACGACCGTGGTCGTCACGACCTCACCGCTCATGCTGGAACAGGCCGATGAGGTCTGCTTCATCGATGACGGCAAGGTCAAGGCCACCGGCACCCACCGTGAGCTCATCGCCTCCGATATGGACTATTACGCCCTGGTGACCCGCGACAGCGCCGAACCCGAGATCGTCGAGGAGGTGGCGACGTGA